TTGGTTGGCTCATAGTTCTTCCCCAATTGATAATCCAGGGGATTCGATAAAGTGAATGCCTTTTCAGCTGATGAAACGGCAACTTCCGGGAGGTTACCAGCCAGCACGTTTCTTGCTTTTGCCAATTCGGCTAATAAATCGGGATAGGCAGGAATATTCGCGTCCCATTCCAACAAAGTAGCTACCCCTTTGGTTAACTTTTGAGCGATCGCGTAAAGTTGCCAAACCTCAGTGGGAACCGGACAATCGTGGGTATCGATGAAATAGTCTCCGCAGTCCGTCGGACCGGCTAAATGGATTTGGACGATGCGATCACTCGGCAACCCTTTGATATACTCCTCGGCATCGTAACCGTGATTGCGGGAGGAAACATAAACGTTGTTTACATCCAAAAGAATGCCGCAACCTGTTTCTTCTGCTAAAGCTCCTAAAAACTCCCATTCGGTGATCGTAGACTGCTGAAACTGAATGTATGTGCTGGGATTTTCCAGGATAAACGGACGCTCCAAATAATCCAGAACAATTTTTACCCTTTCTGCCACATGACGAAAGCTCTCCTCGTTGAGGACTAAGGGCAGCAAGTCGTGGGAATTAATCGTCGCAACTCCCGTCCAACACAAGTGATCAGAAATCCAAACCGGATCGATTTCATCCGCCAAAGCTTTTAAACGAGCCAAATAATCAAAGTTAAGGGGGTCGGTATTCCCGATTGACAGGGACACACCGTGCATGACGATGGGACGCTGACTGGCAATCTGTTCTAACAGGTGGCGGGAGTAGCCGTAATTATCTATGAAATTTTCACTGATAATCTCGAACCAGTCTACTCCCGGCCCCTGTTCGACGATATGTCTGAAATGTTGAGGACGAAGCCCGACGCCCAGTCCCAAATTGGGTAAACCCAGGCGTGGGGCAGAAAAATTATATGTCACGATCAATTTTCGCAGTTAGGATTAGGTTGATGGCGGGAAAGCAAGACGCAAATCGCTGGGTTTGGGTTTTTCTCCCGGTTTCTGCCCCCGCGCTGCCATCACCTGAGTGTATGCTTCCCAAGCTTTGTCGTATACGTTGTCTCCTAGTTTAAAAGACATTTTGTTAATGCAATTGGGTTCATGTCTGGGGCCGACAAAATTATAGATTCGCATCATCCCCTCCTTGGGAAACAGCTGGGAGGCAGAAATCGGAATGGCACAGCCGCCGAAACTTTTACACTTATTATGTGAGGGAGAACTATAAAGATTCTCTTCTTTGGGGATTGTAGGTTTAGCGACCGGCATGTGACGGCAAGAACCACCACCGCTATCTAATTGGGCAAACCCACAACCGCCTTGTGCTTTACATTTATTAGAGCCTCGGCAGGTATGAAATACTTGAACTGGTGCTTCGCTGGTATCATCGGGGTTTTCGATGTCGAGTCCTTGACAGGCATGATATAGTTTATTGGTATCCTCTGGTAGTCCAATACCGAGCGACAAGTCCGGCGCTTTGCCGAAAATTGCCCAGCTAATGGAGACGCGATCGCCCGAACCTACCATAGAAGGGTAAGGAAAACCGAGATCCGGGTTTTGCCAATAGTTATCGAGTACGGTAGTAATTCCTGCGATCGCTCCCACAGCCGCTTGACTGATGAGTTTGTAATTGTTGCCGTCAATGTCGTTTTGTTTCAAGCGATTGAGCGCCCCAGCAACTTCCTCTGGTGTAGGAATGTTCTTAGGAGCTTCATCTGGCTTGTAGTCCTCCGTTATCAACATCTTGGCTGTCCAGATATTTTGGGTTTTATGCCAAATATCCCAAGTAACTACATCGCTAAGCAATTTCTCCTGCATTTCTTTAAAACGGTCGTAGTGCGATAGTTCTGATTTTTCATATCGTGCTTTCGCATCCCTCGAACATGCTGGCTTGCCCGTGTCTGTATAAGCAG
Above is a window of Nostoc sp. UHCC 0702 DNA encoding:
- a CDS encoding DUF692 domain-containing protein, yielding MTYNFSAPRLGLPNLGLGVGLRPQHFRHIVEQGPGVDWFEIISENFIDNYGYSRHLLEQIASQRPIVMHGVSLSIGNTDPLNFDYLARLKALADEIDPVWISDHLCWTGVATINSHDLLPLVLNEESFRHVAERVKIVLDYLERPFILENPSTYIQFQQSTITEWEFLGALAEETGCGILLDVNNVYVSSRNHGYDAEEYIKGLPSDRIVQIHLAGPTDCGDYFIDTHDCPVPTEVWQLYAIAQKLTKGVATLLEWDANIPAYPDLLAELAKARNVLAGNLPEVAVSSAEKAFTLSNPLDYQLGKNYEPTNVI